In a single window of the Elaeis guineensis isolate ETL-2024a chromosome 4, EG11, whole genome shotgun sequence genome:
- the LOC105033628 gene encoding LOW QUALITY PROTEIN: transportin MOS14 (The sequence of the model RefSeq protein was modified relative to this genomic sequence to represent the inferred CDS: inserted 1 base in 1 codon) translates to MELQNTVKEALSALYHHPDDTVRARADRWLQDFQHTIDAWQVADNLLHDASSNMETLIFCSQTLRSKVQRDFEELPSEAFRPLRDSLYTLLKKLSKGPPKVRTQICIAVAALAVHVSVEDWGGGGIVSWLSNEMKAHPEYILSFLELLTVLPQEAFSHKIAARPERRRQFEKELISSAEVALGLLTACLGFDELKEQVLEAFSSWLRLSRGPKCRVCSASWWVVRLPVGLKSCAYIVVCFRISATVLASHPLVHAALSCLNSERHLEAAVNVISELIHHTVSVSSGGLPAQMPLIHVLVPRVMSLKDQLRDSSKDEEDVKAIARLFADMGDSYVELIATGSDESMLIIQALLEVASHPEYDISSMTYNFWHILQDNLTRRDSYSSYGSEAEAERSRRLHVFHSPFEMLVSLVSFRVEYPHDYEDLSEEDHRDFKHTRYAVSDILIDATAVLGGEPTLKILFMKLVQAVRNCSDGENCKWQPVEAALFCIQAIANSVSNQEAEILPQVMTLLPKLPPQPQLLQTVCSTIGAYSKWIDAAPVELSILPPVVDVLTRGMSASEDSAAAAALAFKYICEDCSKKFCGSLDGLFHIYHIAISGEGGYKVSSDDSMHLVEALSVVITEVPPEHAKRALELLCLPAINPLQEITNQGGVSLQQVPARQLTIHIDRLACIFRNVNLPEIVADAIQRFWAVFKAIFDHRAWDMRTMESLCSACKYAVRTCKRYMGITIGAMLEEVQTLYQQHNQPCFLYLSSEVIKIFGSDPSCASYLRSLIEALFSHTTRLLKSIEEFTARPDIADDCYLLASRCIRYCPDLFVPSSIFPSLIDCSMIGITIQHRDACKSILTFLSDVFDLANCSAGEKYXMIINGVILPRGASLTRILIASLTGALPSSRLEEVTYVLLTLTRTYGDKVLLWAKESISLIPPTAITEAECSSFLKALSDAASGSDTAALTDTLEELSDVCRRNRTVQDIVQGALRPLDLNFTAVS, encoded by the exons ATGGAGCTCCAGAACACGGTGAAGGAGGCCCTGAGCGCACTCTACCACCACCCCGACGACACCGTCCGCGCCCGCGCCGACCGCTGGCTGCAGGACTTCCAGCACACGATTGACGCCTGGCAG GTTGCTGATAATTTACTTCATGATGCTAGCAGCAATATGGAAACTCTTATTTTTTGTTCTCAAACACTTAGAAGCAAG GTACAACGGGACTTTGAAGAGCTGCCTTCGGAAGCATTTCGTCCTTTACGTGATTCTTTATAT ACGTTGCTAAAGAAACTTAGCAAAGGACCTCCTAAAGTTAGAACACAG ATTTGCATTGCAGTCGCTGCTTTGGCTGTGCATGTATCTGTAGAAGATTGGGGAGGTGGTGGCATTGTTAGTTGGTTAAGCAATGAGATGAAAGCTCATCCTGAATATATCCTGAGTTTCCTGGAGCTGCTCACTGTCTTGCCACAG GAAGCTTTCAGTCACAAGATCGCAGCTCGGCCAGAAAGGCGTCGCCAATTTGAGAAGGAACTTATTTCATCGGCTGAAGTTGCTCTTGGCCTCTTGACTGCTTGTCTAGGGTTTGATGAATTGAAAGAGCAG GTTTTGGAGGCTTTTTCTTCGTGGCTTCGTCTAAGCCGTGG CCCTAAATGCAGAGTGTGTAGTGCCAGCTGGTGGGTGGTGAGGCTGCCAGTGGGACTTAAGTCTTGTGCATACata GTGGTATGTTTCAGGATTTCTGCAACAGTCCTTGCTTCGCATCCTCTGGTGCATGCAGCCCTGTCATGCCTGAACTCTGAGCGACATCTGGAGGCGGCTGTAAATG TCATATCTGAATTGATACATCATACTGTATCTGTGAGTTCTGGTGGTCTTCCTGCACAGATGCCCCTAATTCATGTTCTTGTACCTCGTGTCATGAGTCTCAAAGATCAGCTTAGAGACTCTTCTAAG GATGAAGAAGATGTGAAAGCCATTGCTCGCTTGTTTGCAGACATGGGGGATTCTTATGTAGAGTTGATTGCAACTG GTTCTGATGAATCAATGTTAATAATACAAGCATTACTAGAAGTTGCTTCACACCCTGAGTATGATATTTCTTCCATGACTTATAACTTCTGGCACATTCTTCAGGATAATTTGACCAGAAG GGACTCCTATTCATCTTATGGATCTGAGGCTGAGGCAGAAAGGAGCCGGAGGTTACATGTTTTTCACTCACCATTTGAAATGCTAGTGTCTCTG gtTAGTTTCCGAGTTGAGTATCCACATGACTATGAGGACCTTTCTGAAGAGGACCACAGGGATTTCAAGCATACCAGATACG CGGTCAGCGATATACTCATTGATGCAACTGCAGTTCTTGGAGGAGAACCAACACTTAAGATTCTCTTCATGAAGCTTGTACAG GCTGTTAGAAATTGCAGTGATGGTGAAAACTGCAAATGGCAGCCTGTGGAGGCAGCTCTATTTTGTATCCAGGCTATAGCTAACTCAGTTTCAAATCAAGAAGCAGAAATACTGCCCCAG GTTATGACATTACTTCCAAAGCTTCCTCCTCAACCGCAGCTGCTACAGACAG TATGTTCTACCATTGGAGCATATTCAAAATGGATAGATGCTGCTCCAGTTGAACTTTCAATCTTGCCTCCAGTGGTTGATGTTCTTACTAGGGGCATGAGTGCATCAGAGGAttctgcagctgctgctgctctTGCATTCAAGTATATATGTGAAG ATTGCAGCAAGAAGTTCTGTGGGTCGTTGGATGGTCTTTTTCATATCTATCATATAGCAATCAGTGGGGAAGGAGGCTATAAAGTATCTTCTGATGATTCCATGCACTTAGTGGAAGCATTGAG TGTCGTTATTACGGAAGTCCCTCCAGAACATGCCAAAAGAGCGCTGGAGTTACTATGCCTACCAGCCATTAATCCATTACAG GAAATAACTAATCAAGGTGGAGTATCTCTGCAACAAGTTCCTGCACGGCAGCTTACTATTCACATTGACCGGCTTGCATGCATTTTCAG GAATGTAAATCTTCCAGAAATTGTAGCGGATGCAATTCAGAGGTTTTGGGCAGTCTTTAAAGCTATCTTTGATCA TCGTGCTTGGGACATGCGGACAATGGAGTCTCTGTGCAGTGCTTGTAAATATGCT GTGAGAACATGTAAAAGGTACATGGGAATCACCATTGGTGCTATGCTAGAAGAAGTTCAAACATTGTATCAGCAACACAATCAACCTTGCTTCCTTTACCTGTCCAGTGAAGTTATAAAG ATATTTGGGTCGGATCCATCTTGTGCAAGTTACCTTAGAAGTTTGATTGAAGCACTTTTCAGTCACACAACAAGGCTCCTCAAGTCAATTGAA GAGTTCACAGCTAGACCAGACATAGCTGATGACTGTTATTTGTTGGCATCGAGATGTATTCGCTATTGCCCCGATTTATTTGTTCCTTCTTCTATATTTCCGTCATTAATTGACTGTTCAATGATTGGGATAACCATACAGCACAG AGATGCTTGTAAATCCATATTGACATTCTTATCTGATGTCTTTGATCTTGCAAACTGCTCTGCTGGAGAAAAGT CAATGATTATAAATGGTGTAATACTTCCTCGTGGTGCAAGTCTCACCAGAATCTTGATTGCCTCTTTAACTGGAGCACTTCCATCTTCACGACTGGAGGAG GTAACGTATGTGCTATTAACCCTAACGAGAACATATGGGGACAAGGTGCTTTTGTGGGCGAAGGAAAGCATTTCGCTAATACCACCTACGGCCATAACTGAGGCTGAATGTTCAAGCTTCCTAAAGGCTCTATCAGATGCAGCATCAGGATCAGATACTGCTGCTCTCACTGATACACTTGAGGAGCTCTCGGATGTTTGCCGACGCAACAGGACAGTCCAAGACATTGTTCAGGGAGCTCTAAGGCCGCTTGACTTGAACTTCACTGCTGTGTCCTGA